One Frankia alni ACN14a DNA window includes the following coding sequences:
- a CDS encoding DUF3263 domain-containing protein encodes MQAAQPLPPEEPGRTSTPAAELSDRDRRILRFEQGWWRHPGAKEEAIRAEFGLSSTRYYQILNRLIDSDAALITDPMLVRRLRRLREQRRAARSGRRDRNEE; translated from the coding sequence GTGCAGGCAGCTCAACCCCTGCCGCCCGAGGAACCCGGGCGGACGAGCACCCCGGCCGCGGAGCTGTCCGACCGCGACCGTCGCATTCTTCGCTTCGAGCAGGGCTGGTGGCGTCATCCGGGGGCGAAGGAGGAGGCGATCCGCGCCGAGTTCGGCCTGTCCTCGACCCGCTACTACCAGATCCTCAATCGACTGATCGACTCGGACGCGGCGCTGATCACCGATCCGATGCTCGTCCGGCGGCTGCGCCGGCTGCGCGAGCAGCGCCGGGCCGCCAGGTCCGGCCGCCGGGACCGGAACGAGGAGTAG
- a CDS encoding LytR C-terminal domain-containing protein: MTHGTSAPPRRRPPGRRADRLHAVAAGAVAVLAVLAGILLVNLVNGSSDPERPKPVAAPAHTPDDAGPSPSASAHRTTPAASPTRRPSPAATTPPAERPPSPTPAPPPAAQSHRPTVTAPVVVLNNSRVSGLAEVAAGRVEAAGFTVERTGNFQSVYNVPVSTVFYDDDDAAAAQALKDAVPGIEKIVPRSQTRIVSTDTLILVITRDFPADPEK, from the coding sequence ATGACGCATGGCACGAGCGCGCCACCGCGACGCCGCCCCCCGGGCCGGCGCGCGGACCGGCTGCACGCCGTGGCGGCGGGGGCCGTCGCCGTCCTCGCCGTGCTCGCGGGCATCCTGCTGGTGAACCTGGTCAACGGCTCGTCCGACCCCGAGCGGCCGAAGCCGGTCGCGGCGCCCGCCCACACCCCGGACGACGCCGGCCCGAGCCCGTCGGCCTCGGCGCACCGCACGACGCCCGCGGCCTCGCCGACCCGCCGCCCGAGCCCGGCCGCGACGACGCCGCCCGCCGAGCGCCCGCCGTCCCCGACACCCGCGCCGCCGCCGGCAGCGCAGAGCCACCGGCCCACCGTGACGGCGCCGGTGGTCGTGCTGAACAACTCCCGGGTCTCCGGCCTCGCGGAGGTCGCGGCCGGGCGGGTCGAGGCGGCCGGGTTCACCGTCGAGCGGACCGGGAACTTCCAGTCGGTCTACAACGTGCCGGTCTCGACGGTGTTCTACGACGACGACGACGCCGCGGCCGCCCAGGCGCTCAAGGACGCCGTCCCGGGCATCGAGAAGATCGTCCCTCGCTCGCAGACGAGGATCGTCTCCACCGACACCCTGATCCTCGTCATCACTCGCGACTTCCCCGCCGACCCGGAAAAATGA
- a CDS encoding glycosyltransferase 87 family protein, which produces MRPDQSAPSAGAPRPPAPRATAAAGRAATSRTGPGAPRSAARRLWGGWLLTRTLLVAGVLTGQTFGAQQTVLGDVRIYAGWAHDLGHGGGLPVGDDRWQYPPGAAVALVLPELAHTLSAVPYRVAFVVLTLLADLAVTAALARRDRGAALFWVLGITALGPVALARFDLLPAAAGLAAVLAVSRARFGRAGFHLGVGTLLKVWPLLLLVAIPAPAGSPARWPARLRAGAARLAGGLAGAVGLLAAVVALTGWWRDILGFLGAQQARGLQIEAVAATPFVVAHMLGGPAPAYSYGSLQFGGSVARAVATACSLVEGVVIVAAAAWWWTRGRRPAAGPARTGDAADMPDETFRAPTGEARMVSTGGGGEDPRAMAGTLAGRALALVVVVVVTARVLSPQYLVWILALVAAGLAVAPAAASDAGAAGGGGGGVGAAGGGVGSAPAPGLGGRPWGLPGRLPVALLACAALTQLIYPWRYNDVIQGRIVLSLLLVGRNLGLLTVCWWAVRAAAGPPPARSRPRPPRRARRP; this is translated from the coding sequence GTGCGCCCGGATCAGTCGGCCCCGTCCGCCGGGGCGCCCCGCCCGCCCGCCCCGCGGGCGACCGCCGCCGCCGGCCGGGCAGCCACATCCCGGACCGGTCCGGGGGCACCCCGATCGGCCGCCCGCCGGTTGTGGGGCGGCTGGCTGCTCACTCGCACCCTGCTCGTCGCCGGCGTCCTGACCGGCCAGACGTTCGGTGCTCAGCAGACCGTCCTCGGTGATGTTCGGATCTACGCCGGCTGGGCGCACGATCTCGGCCACGGCGGCGGGCTGCCCGTCGGCGACGACCGCTGGCAGTACCCGCCCGGGGCGGCGGTCGCGCTGGTGCTGCCGGAGCTGGCTCACACCCTTTCGGCGGTGCCCTATCGGGTGGCGTTCGTCGTGCTGACGCTCCTCGCCGACCTCGCCGTGACCGCCGCGTTGGCGCGGCGCGACCGTGGCGCGGCGTTGTTCTGGGTGCTTGGGATCACCGCCCTGGGCCCCGTGGCGCTGGCCCGGTTCGACCTGCTTCCGGCCGCGGCGGGGCTCGCCGCGGTGCTCGCCGTGTCGCGGGCCCGGTTCGGCCGCGCCGGCTTCCACCTCGGCGTGGGGACGCTGCTCAAGGTGTGGCCGTTGCTGCTGCTGGTCGCGATTCCGGCGCCGGCAGGCTCCCCGGCCCGGTGGCCGGCCCGGCTGCGGGCGGGGGCGGCCCGGCTGGCCGGCGGGTTGGCGGGCGCGGTGGGGCTGCTTGCCGCCGTCGTCGCGCTGACCGGCTGGTGGCGCGACATCCTGGGCTTCCTCGGCGCGCAGCAGGCCCGCGGGCTGCAGATCGAGGCGGTGGCCGCGACGCCGTTCGTCGTCGCCCACATGCTCGGCGGCCCGGCGCCCGCCTACTCCTACGGCTCCCTGCAGTTCGGCGGTTCGGTGGCCCGCGCCGTCGCCACCGCGTGCAGCCTCGTCGAGGGCGTCGTCATCGTCGCGGCGGCGGCGTGGTGGTGGACGCGGGGCCGCCGGCCGGCGGCCGGACCCGCCCGGACGGGTGACGCGGCGGACATGCCGGACGAGACCTTCAGGGCCCCGACGGGCGAGGCCCGCATGGTCTCGACGGGCGGCGGTGGCGAGGACCCGCGGGCGATGGCCGGGACGCTCGCCGGGCGGGCCCTCGCGCTGGTCGTCGTGGTCGTCGTGACAGCCCGGGTGCTCAGCCCGCAGTACCTCGTGTGGATCCTCGCGCTGGTCGCCGCTGGCCTGGCCGTCGCCCCCGCGGCCGCGTCGGACGCCGGGGCCGCCGGGGGTGGCGGGGGTGGCGTCGGGGCCGCCGGGGGTGGCGTCGGCAGCGCGCCGGCGCCGGGGCTCGGCGGCCGGCCGTGGGGCCTGCCCGGTCGCCTGCCGGTGGCGCTGCTGGCCTGCGCCGCGCTGACCCAGCTCATCTATCCGTGGCGGTACAACGACGTCATCCAGGGTC
- the otsB gene encoding trehalose-phosphatase yields the protein MSDSAPHSTPAPRTPAGGAGLAALLTAPDRALIALDYDGTLSPIVARPADAVPAPGAIEALRRISRAVGTLAIITGRPVDALLELTGLEKLSDLGELVILGQYGLQRWDSQSRAITSPEPLPGVAAVRAALPELLRDAPAGTVVEDKHQALVVHVRRTADPDAALAALAPALTTLAEEHGLEAAPGKKVLELRPPGHDKGGALRELVAARGARSVLVAGDDYGDLPAFSAVDEMRAGGLPGISVCSDSPEVPAVLRERADLVVGGPAGMVALLEVLIERLGG from the coding sequence GTGAGCGATTCCGCCCCGCACAGCACGCCAGCGCCCCGCACCCCCGCCGGGGGTGCCGGGCTCGCCGCCCTGCTCACCGCGCCCGACCGCGCGCTGATCGCCCTCGACTACGACGGCACGCTCTCCCCGATCGTCGCCCGCCCGGCCGACGCCGTCCCCGCACCCGGGGCGATCGAGGCACTGCGCCGCATCTCCCGCGCGGTGGGCACGCTGGCAATCATCACCGGGCGGCCGGTCGACGCGCTGCTGGAGCTGACCGGGCTGGAGAAGCTTTCCGACCTCGGCGAGCTGGTCATCCTCGGCCAGTACGGACTGCAGCGGTGGGATTCGCAGTCCCGGGCGATCACCAGCCCGGAGCCGTTGCCGGGCGTGGCCGCCGTCCGCGCCGCGCTGCCCGAGCTGCTGCGCGACGCCCCCGCCGGCACGGTCGTCGAGGACAAGCACCAGGCGCTCGTCGTGCACGTGCGCCGCACCGCCGACCCGGACGCGGCGCTGGCCGCGCTCGCCCCGGCGCTGACGACGCTGGCCGAGGAGCACGGGCTGGAGGCCGCCCCCGGCAAGAAGGTGCTGGAGCTGCGCCCGCCCGGCCACGACAAGGGGGGCGCGCTGCGCGAGCTCGTCGCCGCCCGCGGAGCACGCTCGGTGCTCGTCGCCGGGGACGACTACGGCGACCTGCCCGCCTTCTCCGCCGTCGACGAGATGCGGGCGGGCGGGCTGCCCGGCATCTCGGTGTGCAGCGACAGCCCCGAGGTCCCCGCCGTGTTGCGGGAGCGCGCCGACCTGGTCGTCGGCGGTCCCGCGGGCATGGTCGCGCTGCTGGAGGTGCTCATCGAGCGTCTCGGCGGCTGA
- a CDS encoding RNHCP domain-containing protein: MSRRFTRTTEDFDCLVCGTAVRGDGYTNHCPACLCSRHVDVHPGDRAAACGGVMRPVAVEARTHDVMLTHACERCGHRRRNRTAPADDRDALLAVAAAAAQAAVFPDAARSGGGSVGRRPGREAAG; this comes from the coding sequence GTGAGCCGGCGATTCACCCGCACCACGGAGGACTTCGACTGCCTCGTCTGTGGGACCGCCGTGCGCGGCGACGGATACACCAACCACTGCCCGGCCTGCCTGTGCTCGCGCCACGTCGACGTGCATCCCGGCGACCGCGCGGCCGCCTGCGGTGGGGTGATGCGCCCGGTGGCCGTCGAGGCCCGCACGCATGACGTGATGCTCACCCACGCCTGCGAGCGCTGCGGTCACCGCCGCCGAAACCGCACCGCGCCGGCCGACGACCGCGACGCCCTGCTCGCCGTCGCCGCCGCGGCGGCCCAGGCGGCGGTGTTCCCCGACGCGGCCCGGTCGGGAGGCGGTTCGGTCGGGAGGCGGCCCGGTCGGGAGGCGGCCGGGTAG
- a CDS encoding Glu/Leu/Phe/Val family dehydrogenase, which yields MILGSGSAWDTACVQLGNAARHLGLDDGLHELLRTPRRAITVSVPLLRDDGSLMVLTGYRVQHNLARGPGKGGIRFHPSCDLDEVKALAMWMTWKCALMGIPYGGAKGGIAVEPALLSRQERERMTRRYAAELVPLIGPEKDIPAPDVGTDEQTMAWIMDTYSAHTGYTATGVVTGKPLSIGGSAGRAGATSRGVQLALFAALRQTGRDPYDTTVAIQGFGKVGALAAQYLHDAGCKVVAVSDVKGGVYNPQGLNPAALIRHLAEGAETVVGFPGTDTLTNDDLLELDVDVLVPAALEGVITIENADRIKAKIIVEGANGPVTADADRILEDRGVMVVPDILANGGGVAVSYFEWVQDMQAYFWSEDEVNDRLRTLMERAYGEVAMLATTQGVTMRAAAHIIGVSRVAEAHQTRGLYP from the coding sequence GTGATCCTCGGATCCGGCTCAGCATGGGACACGGCCTGCGTTCAACTGGGGAACGCGGCTCGTCATCTGGGCCTCGACGACGGACTGCACGAACTGCTCCGCACGCCCCGCCGGGCGATCACCGTCAGCGTGCCACTGCTGCGTGACGACGGATCGCTGATGGTGTTGACCGGCTACCGGGTCCAGCACAACCTCGCCCGCGGCCCCGGCAAGGGCGGCATCCGCTTCCACCCCAGCTGCGACCTCGACGAGGTCAAGGCACTGGCGATGTGGATGACCTGGAAGTGCGCGCTGATGGGGATCCCCTACGGCGGGGCGAAGGGCGGCATCGCCGTGGAGCCGGCGCTGCTGTCCCGCCAGGAGCGCGAGCGCATGACCCGGCGCTACGCCGCCGAGCTCGTCCCCCTGATCGGGCCGGAGAAGGACATTCCCGCCCCCGACGTGGGCACCGACGAGCAGACCATGGCCTGGATCATGGACACCTACTCCGCCCACACCGGCTACACCGCGACCGGCGTCGTGACCGGCAAACCGCTGTCGATCGGCGGCTCCGCCGGGCGGGCCGGGGCGACCAGCCGCGGCGTGCAGCTCGCGTTGTTCGCCGCCCTGCGCCAGACCGGGCGGGACCCGTACGACACGACCGTCGCCATCCAGGGCTTCGGCAAGGTCGGGGCGCTCGCCGCCCAGTACCTGCACGACGCCGGCTGCAAGGTCGTCGCCGTCTCGGACGTCAAGGGCGGCGTCTACAACCCGCAGGGCCTCAACCCGGCGGCGCTGATCCGCCACCTCGCCGAGGGGGCGGAGACCGTCGTCGGTTTCCCGGGCACGGACACGCTCACCAACGACGACCTGCTCGAACTCGACGTGGACGTGCTGGTCCCCGCGGCCCTCGAAGGCGTCATCACCATCGAGAACGCGGACCGGATCAAGGCAAAGATCATCGTCGAGGGCGCCAACGGCCCGGTCACGGCGGACGCCGACCGGATCCTGGAGGACCGGGGCGTGATGGTCGTGCCGGACATCCTCGCCAACGGCGGCGGCGTCGCGGTCTCGTACTTCGAGTGGGTGCAGGACATGCAGGCCTACTTCTGGTCCGAGGACGAGGTCAACGACCGGCTGCGGACCCTGATGGAGCGGGCCTACGGCGAGGTGGCGATGCTTGCCACCACCCAGGGCGTCACCATGCGCGCCGCGGCGCACATCATCGGGGTGAGCCGGGTCGCCGAGGCCCACCAGACGCGCGGCCTCTACCCCTGA